In Spirosoma aureum, a single genomic region encodes these proteins:
- a CDS encoding HTTM domain-containing protein: protein MQAYFHRTTSAAPLAVFRMAFGLMLFCSIVRFWSKGWISDLYIKPRFFFPFYGFEFVKPLGPYTYVLFAVCSVSALFVALGMYYRVAIVSLFLSFTYIELIDKSTYLNHYYFTSMVCLLLIILPAHAYFSVDAYRNRALLADKIPAWCIDSLKLFVSVLYFFAGLAKLNSDWLLHAQPLRIWLPAHNDLPLIGFLFNYSWTPYVFSWFGCLYDLSIPFLLWNRQTRPWAYIAVVVFHGLTAVLFPIGMFPYIMIVTALIFFSADFHQSLLSQIARLFSLSTTFLNPHRTFVYQPLVDRSIRRFLAVFLVVQLLFPFRYLLYPGELFWTEQGYRFSWRVMLMEKAGYAQFTVKDNAGHRTIVNNTQFLTPLQEKMMSTQPDMLLQFAHILRDYYAQHGFQSPQVYVDSYVALNGRLGRPLIDPTIDLASKQESFAAKSWITSFDDTIYGF from the coding sequence ATGCAGGCGTATTTTCACAGAACAACCTCAGCTGCTCCACTGGCCGTTTTTCGGATGGCGTTCGGATTGATGCTCTTTTGTAGCATTGTCCGTTTCTGGAGCAAAGGATGGATCAGTGATTTATACATCAAGCCGCGTTTTTTCTTTCCGTTTTATGGGTTCGAATTCGTCAAACCGCTGGGGCCGTATACGTACGTACTCTTTGCGGTTTGTAGTGTATCGGCCCTGTTCGTTGCGTTGGGGATGTATTATCGGGTGGCTATTGTGAGTCTGTTTCTGAGTTTTACGTACATCGAACTGATCGATAAAAGCACCTACCTGAACCATTACTATTTCACAAGTATGGTTTGTCTGCTCCTGATCATTCTGCCCGCCCATGCCTATTTTTCAGTAGATGCTTACCGCAATCGTGCACTGCTTGCTGACAAGATTCCGGCCTGGTGTATCGATTCGCTGAAGCTATTCGTATCGGTACTTTATTTCTTTGCTGGCCTGGCCAAGCTCAACAGCGACTGGCTACTGCATGCTCAGCCTTTACGTATCTGGTTACCAGCCCACAACGACCTGCCCTTGATTGGCTTTCTGTTCAATTACAGTTGGACGCCTTACGTGTTTAGCTGGTTTGGTTGCCTCTATGATCTGAGTATACCATTTCTGCTCTGGAACCGTCAAACGCGCCCCTGGGCCTACATAGCGGTGGTAGTTTTTCACGGTTTGACAGCTGTACTCTTTCCGATCGGTATGTTTCCCTATATTATGATCGTAACGGCGCTGATCTTTTTCTCGGCCGACTTTCACCAGTCGCTGCTCAGCCAGATTGCCCGATTGTTTTCACTGTCGACTACGTTTCTGAACCCGCATCGTACCTTTGTCTATCAGCCCCTCGTTGACCGCTCGATACGCAGATTTCTGGCTGTTTTTCTGGTTGTTCAGCTCCTGTTTCCGTTCCGTTATCTGCTCTATCCGGGTGAGTTGTTCTGGACTGAGCAGGGTTACCGGTTTTCGTGGCGGGTTATGCTCATGGAAAAAGCAGGTTATGCCCAGTTTACAGTGAAGGACAATGCAGGTCATCGCACAATTGTCAACAATACCCAATTCCTGACACCTTTGCAGGAAAAAATGATGTCGACCCAACCGGATATGCTGTTGCAGTTTGCGCACATTCTCCGGGATTATTACGCTCAGCATGGTTTTCAATCGCCACAGGTTTATGTCGACTCATACGTAGCCCTCAATGGCCGTTTAGGAAGACCCCTGATTGACCCCACAATTGATCTGGCCAGCAAACAGGAGTCGTTTGCGGCCAAATCATGGATTACTTCTTTCGATGATACGATTTACGGTTTTTAG
- a CDS encoding imelysin family protein: MIHFSWKKIGIACALIGVLWACSKTGDPDSPTPTTPTDQASSDRKAMLTNIADNIILPSYANFKVKLDAMLAKSDAFAAKPDKAALTDLRQAWADAYTEWQKVELFDVGPGEKYTIRNFFNIYPTNVTGIEEYIAAGTGTFETPVSYPKQGFPALDYMINGLGTTDEAILARYTTAADATKRIAYLKRVTTQMNTTFTTVYGEWTGGYRDTFINCTGLDAGCSTSKLVNGYVLHYERYIRSGKIGIPSGAMTNGTPNPETVESVYKKALSLTLAKTAHQAVVDFFNGKNVKTGQEGPSLKTYLNGLGAKDSRTGTSLTDIINQQFTASTAQLNGLQPILYDAIKTNNASVVLVYTEMQKAVRMLKVDMTTAMSITITYTDNDGD, encoded by the coding sequence ATGATACATTTTAGCTGGAAAAAAATCGGAATTGCCTGCGCCCTGATAGGCGTTTTATGGGCTTGTTCAAAAACAGGTGACCCGGATTCGCCCACACCAACCACGCCCACCGATCAGGCCAGTAGTGACCGTAAGGCCATGCTGACCAACATCGCCGACAACATTATTCTGCCCAGCTATGCGAACTTCAAGGTTAAACTGGATGCTATGCTGGCAAAATCGGACGCCTTTGCGGCCAAGCCCGATAAAGCAGCTTTAACCGATTTACGGCAGGCATGGGCCGATGCCTATACCGAATGGCAGAAAGTTGAATTGTTTGATGTCGGGCCAGGTGAAAAGTACACGATTCGCAATTTTTTCAATATCTACCCGACCAATGTTACGGGTATTGAAGAATACATTGCCGCTGGTACAGGTACGTTCGAAACGCCAGTGTCCTATCCTAAACAGGGATTTCCGGCTCTTGATTACATGATCAATGGCCTGGGTACCACCGACGAAGCCATCCTGGCCCGCTATACGACCGCTGCTGACGCGACCAAACGCATCGCTTACCTAAAGCGGGTAACGACCCAGATGAACACAACCTTTACAACGGTCTATGGCGAGTGGACGGGTGGTTACCGCGACACATTCATCAACTGCACCGGGCTGGACGCGGGTTGCTCGACCTCCAAACTAGTCAATGGCTATGTGTTACATTACGAACGATACATCCGGTCAGGCAAAATTGGTATTCCATCCGGGGCGATGACGAACGGAACTCCCAACCCCGAAACAGTAGAGTCTGTTTACAAAAAAGCCCTGTCGCTGACACTGGCTAAAACGGCGCATCAGGCTGTTGTCGATTTTTTCAATGGAAAAAATGTCAAAACGGGCCAGGAAGGGCCAAGTCTGAAGACCTATCTGAATGGGCTTGGGGCTAAAGACAGCCGCACCGGAACGTCGCTCACAGACATCATCAATCAGCAATTTACGGCCTCAACGGCTCAGCTCAACGGGTTGCAACCGATTCTGTACGATGCCATCAAGACCAACAATGCCAGTGTGGTTCTGGTGTATACGGAAATGCAGAAAGCCGTTCGGATGCTCAAGGTCGATATGACAACAGCCATGAGCATTACCATCACCTACACCGACAACGACGGCGATTAA
- a CDS encoding DUF4856 domain-containing protein, producing MFKPISLLRFAPAIILVAGLASCDKKDNPDTVAPQLRKSIDYAKLSDTTTYANFFVDDAGAKTVDLSNGANRLLMFRAINTYNGTAVGTGATLDANVLKNMFANTSSPYSGSLASLNTSGVQLRSVTASSLAAADAEKERQTIEAGFTAIATASKSVSATASEGKAGKLGTYLVDEKGIEYGQIIQKGLIGAFQLDYISNVLLSDKSLAADNTTLVAGKKYTQLEQNWDEIYGILTANPIYGAKATATSSGESFIGSYIWEYNKDDFPKIHPALLKGRAAIVNNDATTLKAQVAILRSAMEKAVANAALGYLGKWKTAGTNTAAAAHAMGEGLGFIYSLRYAKLNGGDAAFSDGILTNLIYSAPNGFWGLTNAKIDAASTAIKTKFNIAG from the coding sequence ATGTTCAAACCTATCTCACTACTTCGCTTCGCTCCTGCGATAATTCTGGTTGCTGGATTAGCCTCCTGCGACAAAAAGGACAATCCGGATACCGTTGCCCCACAGCTTCGCAAATCCATCGATTACGCGAAACTGAGCGATACAACGACCTACGCGAACTTCTTTGTGGATGATGCGGGCGCCAAAACCGTTGATCTCTCGAACGGTGCCAACCGGCTACTCATGTTCCGGGCCATCAATACCTACAACGGTACGGCTGTAGGAACAGGTGCTACGCTGGATGCTAACGTCCTGAAAAACATGTTTGCCAATACAAGCAGTCCTTATTCGGGTTCGCTGGCATCGTTAAATACATCAGGTGTTCAGCTGCGGAGTGTAACAGCCTCGTCGCTGGCAGCTGCCGATGCAGAAAAAGAACGGCAGACTATCGAAGCTGGCTTTACGGCCATCGCTACCGCCAGCAAATCGGTTTCGGCCACGGCTTCGGAAGGGAAAGCGGGTAAATTAGGTACGTATCTGGTCGACGAAAAGGGTATCGAATACGGTCAGATTATCCAGAAAGGTTTGATTGGGGCATTCCAGTTAGACTATATCAGTAATGTTCTGCTGAGCGATAAAAGCCTTGCCGCTGACAACACCACACTGGTAGCCGGGAAGAAATATACGCAGCTGGAGCAAAACTGGGACGAGATTTATGGCATTCTAACGGCCAATCCAATTTATGGGGCAAAAGCTACGGCAACCTCATCGGGCGAAAGCTTCATTGGTTCCTATATCTGGGAATACAATAAAGATGATTTTCCAAAAATTCATCCGGCTCTGTTAAAAGGTCGTGCGGCCATCGTGAACAACGACGCGACAACGTTGAAAGCACAGGTTGCCATTCTTCGGTCGGCCATGGAGAAAGCCGTTGCCAATGCTGCTTTAGGCTACCTGGGCAAATGGAAAACCGCAGGGACCAATACAGCCGCTGCTGCCCACGCTATGGGCGAAGGACTGGGCTTTATCTACAGTCTGCGTTATGCTAAACTAAACGGGGGCGATGCAGCCTTCTCCGACGGAATTCTTACCAATCTGATTTACTCAGCGCCTAATGGTTTTTGGGGGTTAACAAACGCCAAGATCGACGCAGCAAGCACGGCGATCAAAACCAAATTTAACATTGCTGGCTAA
- a CDS encoding threonine aldolase family protein, whose protein sequence is MFSRRNFLRVSGLSAVPTFAPLDQFTAQFSVDPPSDFVRFSGDGPMYQPDQFITKLQEISKTQAIKWDFYGKGGSIDELTKKVAALTGKEAAIYLASGTLANQLAISVLSGENTKVFVQETSHVYRDEADAAQSIYGKRLIPLAPGKTYFTLEELQKSIEEHSQGEAFKSGIGAVSIENPVRRCDGTFVPLDEIKRISAFCREKGYKLHLDGARIYLASAYAGTSVAEYASYFDTIYISLYKYLGAAGGAILCGPKEIIDRMDHLAKIHGGVIFMNWANAAMALHHLNGIEDRFKRVVTQSKQLFALLNQLPGLKITTIDNGTNISTAQLAPTVNAYKLGEILWDKYRIGLPGINPKGEMKLMVNDSLLNRDNNQIVAAFKDALVLAKV, encoded by the coding sequence ATGTTTTCACGAAGAAATTTCCTGCGCGTATCTGGCCTGTCTGCCGTTCCAACGTTCGCGCCATTAGACCAGTTTACTGCTCAATTTTCTGTCGACCCTCCTTCTGATTTTGTGCGATTTAGTGGCGATGGACCCATGTATCAGCCCGATCAGTTCATCACTAAGCTGCAGGAAATAAGTAAGACACAAGCCATTAAGTGGGATTTTTATGGCAAAGGGGGGAGTATTGATGAGCTAACCAAAAAAGTTGCTGCGCTTACCGGCAAGGAGGCTGCTATTTATCTGGCTTCCGGTACACTGGCCAACCAACTGGCCATTTCGGTGCTAAGTGGTGAAAATACCAAAGTTTTCGTTCAGGAAACCAGCCATGTCTATCGTGACGAAGCCGATGCCGCTCAATCGATTTATGGGAAGCGGTTAATCCCACTGGCTCCCGGAAAAACCTATTTTACGCTGGAAGAACTTCAAAAATCCATTGAGGAGCATTCGCAGGGTGAGGCTTTCAAAAGTGGTATCGGCGCCGTATCGATCGAAAATCCGGTCAGGCGGTGCGATGGAACATTTGTTCCCCTCGATGAAATAAAGAGAATATCGGCTTTTTGTCGGGAGAAAGGCTATAAGCTTCATCTGGATGGTGCCCGGATTTACCTGGCTTCTGCCTATGCGGGTACATCGGTTGCCGAGTATGCGTCTTACTTCGATACCATTTACATCTCGCTTTACAAATACCTGGGCGCGGCTGGTGGTGCCATTCTGTGTGGGCCGAAAGAAATTATTGACCGGATGGATCATTTAGCCAAAATCCACGGTGGCGTTATTTTTATGAACTGGGCGAATGCAGCTATGGCGTTGCATCACCTGAACGGAATAGAGGATCGTTTCAAGCGGGTTGTTACCCAGTCGAAACAATTATTCGCTTTGCTGAACCAACTGCCGGGCCTTAAAATAACGACGATTGATAATGGCACTAATATTTCAACTGCTCAGTTAGCTCCAACCGTGAATGCCTACAAACTGGGTGAAATACTATGGGATAAGTATCGTATTGGTTTACCGGGAATTAACCCGAAGGGCGAAATGAAACTAATGGTAAACGACAGTCTGTTGAACCGCGATAACAACCAGATCGTGGCAGCTTTCAAGGATGCGCTGGTATTGGCTAAAGTGTAA
- a CDS encoding KUP/HAK/KT family potassium transporter: protein MNSSTNSHLNKVSLSGLLISIGIVFGDIGTSPLYTYKAIFGDRILTENLVLGSFSAVFWTLTFQTTLKYVIITLNADNNGEGGIFSLYTLIRRYTGKWMLYPAIIGGSFLLADGIITPPISVSSAIEGLLIYYPKLDTVPIVLAIIILLFITQQFGTQWLGRLFGPIMVVWFTFIGVIGLLSLVQHPGVLRALNPWHVVTLLRDYPGGFWLLGGVFLCTTGAEALYSDMGHCGRGNIRVSWGFVKLMLLLSYAGQSAWLMQHLGKQLGPTSSFYEIVPPSILVFAIGIATLATIIASQALISGSFTLIGEAIRLHLWPRQRVIYPTDFRGQLYIPQINWLLMAGCIGVVLHFQESKNMEAAFGLAVTLTMLMSTVLMNAYLRIKRVNALLTVVITALFLSIETSFLIANLIKFEEGGWISIVLGLMLITVMTLWHKGKDLKRSFVQFEPLPPFIETLKELSNDTTVPKYATHLVYLTGSETSAKIESETIESILYRTPKRADVYWLLHVHVEDEPFTMRYKVETLAEQDVYYITFYLGFRIEPRLNLFFRLAVEDMVQCNEVEITSRYRSLNRKNLMGDFRFVVFKNFLSYENELPLIQKIIMNSYFLIRRTALHEDSAYGLDTNNVVVEDVPLLFSHPKNINLTRERN, encoded by the coding sequence ATGAACTCGTCGACTAATTCGCACCTCAACAAAGTTTCTCTCTCTGGTTTACTGATTTCCATCGGTATCGTCTTTGGCGACATCGGCACATCACCACTTTACACCTACAAAGCCATTTTTGGCGATCGTATTCTGACCGAAAACCTTGTGCTGGGGTCATTCTCCGCCGTTTTCTGGACACTTACGTTTCAGACCACACTGAAGTATGTCATTATCACCCTCAATGCCGATAACAACGGGGAAGGTGGTATTTTTTCGCTGTATACACTGATCCGGCGATACACGGGCAAATGGATGCTCTATCCGGCGATTATTGGTGGTAGTTTTCTGCTCGCCGACGGCATCATTACTCCGCCAATTTCAGTCTCTTCGGCCATTGAAGGCTTACTCATTTACTACCCAAAGCTCGATACGGTCCCTATCGTGCTCGCTATTATCATCTTACTGTTTATTACCCAGCAGTTTGGCACGCAATGGCTTGGTCGTCTTTTTGGCCCAATCATGGTGGTCTGGTTCACATTTATCGGCGTAATAGGATTATTATCGCTGGTGCAACATCCGGGCGTGTTACGAGCCTTAAATCCGTGGCATGTTGTTACACTACTCCGCGATTATCCGGGCGGATTCTGGCTGTTGGGCGGGGTTTTTCTCTGTACAACGGGAGCCGAAGCTCTCTATTCCGACATGGGGCACTGCGGTCGGGGAAACATTCGGGTCAGTTGGGGATTTGTTAAGCTTATGCTGCTCCTTTCTTATGCTGGTCAATCGGCCTGGCTGATGCAGCATTTGGGCAAGCAACTTGGCCCAACCAGTTCATTCTACGAAATTGTTCCTCCATCAATTCTGGTGTTTGCCATCGGAATCGCTACATTGGCGACCATTATTGCCAGTCAGGCGCTCATTAGTGGGTCCTTTACGCTCATTGGTGAAGCCATTCGTCTTCACCTCTGGCCACGGCAGCGCGTCATTTACCCGACCGATTTCCGGGGTCAATTATACATTCCTCAAATCAACTGGTTGCTGATGGCGGGGTGTATCGGGGTTGTGTTACACTTTCAGGAATCGAAAAACATGGAAGCGGCCTTTGGGCTGGCCGTTACGCTTACCATGCTCATGTCGACAGTACTCATGAATGCCTATCTGCGCATAAAACGCGTAAATGCGCTCCTGACGGTGGTTATAACAGCCCTCTTTCTGTCAATCGAAACCTCATTCCTGATTGCGAACCTGATTAAGTTTGAAGAAGGTGGCTGGATCTCGATTGTACTGGGTCTGATGCTCATAACCGTAATGACCCTATGGCATAAAGGTAAAGACCTCAAGCGAAGTTTCGTTCAGTTTGAGCCACTTCCTCCGTTTATCGAAACACTCAAAGAACTCAGCAACGATACTACTGTTCCCAAATATGCTACACACCTTGTCTATCTGACAGGCTCCGAGACTTCGGCAAAAATTGAGTCCGAAACGATTGAGTCCATTTTATACCGAACCCCCAAACGGGCCGATGTATACTGGCTTCTGCACGTTCATGTTGAAGATGAGCCATTTACGATGCGCTATAAAGTCGAGACGCTGGCCGAACAGGACGTTTACTACATCACGTTCTACCTCGGTTTTCGTATCGAACCCCGGCTTAACCTGTTCTTCCGGTTAGCCGTTGAAGACATGGTTCAATGCAATGAGGTTGAAATTACGAGTCGCTACCGATCGCTGAACCGAAAAAATCTGATGGGTGATTTCCGGTTCGTGGTTTTTAAGAATTTCCTTTCGTACGAGAATGAGTTGCCGCTGATCCAGAAAATAATCATGAACAGTTATTTCCTGATCCGACGAACGGCCCTGCATGAAGATTCGGCCTATGGCCTTGACACGAACAATGTGGTTGTCGAAGATGTGCCCTTACTCTTTTCTCATCCCAAGAACATTAATCTGACCCGGGAGCGGAATTGA
- a CDS encoding sensor histidine kinase — translation MTIKSKISLGLAFMFAIILGLGGLGVYYLNELANDSQAILKDNYISLQYVSDMQKALLERTSDPDAFQQFDENLRRQEANVTEEGEQEITTALRRDFNRLKLIPTDTAATKRLQTNLLQLDDINRQAMFRKNGTAKKTATDALLLLAVVGTFCFLIVLSFVVNFPSYIARPVRELTRGIREITSRNFEERLHFRSSDEFGELARSFNSMAQKLDEYEHSNLAKLLFEKKRIDTLIQLMGDGIIGLDENKKVLFANPVACRLLGMDEAKLIGRYAPDIASVNDLMRTLIQDLMTEHWPETTPRPEKNGLLKIYDPTPTSQSLSGNGSDGKGKESYFNKQIHAVTVAPTGEGEPRPAGWVIMLENITSFKELDQAKTNFIATVSHELKTPISSIKLSLKLLDDSRIGQLNEEQKQLVGHVRDDAERLLSITGELVNMAQVESGQIQLKIETVAPADIVRYATNALQVSANQKHIRFDVNAPLDLPTIKADPDKASWVLVNFLSNAVRHSPEDNRIDVSVYPVGNQVEFLVRDYGAGIRAEHRDRIFERYFRAPGNNGQSSGTGLGLAIAKEFIESMGGEIGLKSDLQDGAAFYFRLPGS, via the coding sequence ATGACGATTAAATCAAAAATATCGCTCGGTTTAGCCTTCATGTTCGCCATTATTCTTGGATTGGGCGGGCTGGGCGTTTATTACCTGAACGAACTGGCCAACGATTCGCAGGCTATTCTGAAGGACAATTACATCTCCCTCCAGTACGTCAGTGATATGCAGAAGGCCTTGCTTGAGCGGACTTCCGACCCCGATGCATTCCAGCAGTTCGACGAAAATCTGCGCAGGCAGGAAGCTAACGTTACGGAAGAAGGCGAGCAGGAAATCACGACGGCTTTACGACGCGATTTTAATCGATTAAAGCTAATACCCACAGACACTGCAGCAACGAAACGATTACAAACCAACCTGTTGCAGCTCGATGACATTAATCGGCAGGCTATGTTTCGGAAGAACGGAACGGCAAAAAAAACCGCAACGGATGCCCTCCTGCTCCTGGCGGTTGTGGGCACCTTTTGTTTTCTGATCGTTCTGTCATTCGTCGTTAACTTTCCCAGTTACATTGCCCGGCCAGTACGCGAACTAACGCGCGGAATCCGGGAAATAACCAGTCGTAATTTCGAAGAACGGTTGCACTTCCGCTCCAGCGACGAATTTGGCGAATTAGCCCGGTCATTCAACTCGATGGCGCAGAAGCTGGACGAATATGAACACTCGAATCTGGCTAAACTGCTGTTTGAAAAAAAACGTATTGATACCCTGATCCAGCTCATGGGCGATGGCATTATCGGGTTGGATGAGAACAAAAAGGTTCTATTTGCCAACCCGGTCGCCTGTCGACTGCTCGGCATGGACGAAGCGAAACTGATCGGGCGGTACGCTCCCGACATCGCTTCGGTCAATGACCTCATGCGAACGTTGATTCAGGATCTGATGACCGAACATTGGCCCGAAACCACGCCCAGACCCGAAAAAAATGGGCTGCTAAAAATTTATGACCCCACACCTACCAGTCAGAGTCTGTCAGGGAATGGATCGGATGGAAAAGGCAAGGAGAGTTATTTTAACAAGCAAATTCACGCCGTTACGGTAGCTCCTACGGGCGAGGGTGAACCTCGTCCGGCTGGCTGGGTAATTATGCTGGAAAATATTACCTCATTTAAAGAACTCGATCAGGCCAAAACAAACTTCATCGCTACGGTTTCGCATGAGTTGAAAACGCCAATCAGCAGCATTAAACTCAGCCTGAAATTGCTCGACGACTCGCGAATCGGCCAGCTCAATGAGGAGCAGAAACAACTCGTTGGCCATGTGCGTGATGATGCCGAACGGCTCCTCAGCATTACGGGCGAACTGGTTAATATGGCTCAGGTAGAATCGGGACAGATCCAGTTAAAGATCGAAACCGTTGCTCCGGCCGATATTGTCCGGTACGCTACCAATGCGCTTCAGGTATCAGCCAATCAAAAGCACATTCGTTTCGATGTAAATGCCCCTCTTGACTTACCAACGATCAAGGCCGATCCAGACAAAGCGTCGTGGGTATTGGTCAATTTCCTCTCGAATGCCGTTCGGCATAGTCCCGAAGACAACCGGATCGATGTATCTGTTTATCCAGTAGGAAACCAGGTGGAGTTTCTGGTTCGCGACTATGGTGCAGGCATCCGGGCCGAGCACCGCGACCGTATTTTCGAACGCTATTTCAGAGCACCCGGCAACAATGGCCAATCAAGTGGTACGGGTTTAGGGCTGGCTATCGCCAAGGAATTTATCGAATCGATGGGTGGTGAAATTGGGCTAAAATCAGATCTGCAAGATGGCGCAGCGTTCTATTTTAGGCTACCAGGTAGTTGA
- a CDS encoding sensor protein KdpD gives MTSNDQNAEHFLNLLRQSRRGKFKIYIGMSAGVGKTYRMLQEAHALLCGGIDVRIGFVETHNRAETVALVDGLPVITRRRLFYKGRELDEMDLQMVINLHPELVIVDELAHTNIPGSKNEKRWQDVLEILDAGINVISAVNIQHIESLYLSVRQITGIDVAERVPDRILQMADEVVNIDLTADELITRLKDGKIYDRAKVETALGNFFQPDKILQLRELALKEVATAVERKIETQVAPGTQLKPERFMAAISSNHEVARRVIRKTSRLASYYQSRWFVLYVQTPAEDSNRIKLDVQRHLINNFKLATELGAEVIQVKSKNIVSAIAETAEERKITTVCIGKPHINLIQVILRTNAFNQLLNKLSDSATDLIILS, from the coding sequence ATGACATCCAACGACCAGAATGCCGAACATTTTTTGAATCTCCTCCGTCAGTCAAGGCGGGGGAAGTTCAAGATTTATATTGGTATGAGTGCCGGCGTTGGAAAAACGTACCGGATGTTGCAGGAAGCCCATGCGCTATTGTGTGGCGGCATCGACGTCAGGATTGGATTTGTTGAAACACACAACCGGGCCGAAACTGTAGCTCTGGTCGATGGTTTGCCCGTTATTACCCGGCGTCGGCTCTTTTATAAAGGGCGCGAACTGGACGAGATGGATTTGCAGATGGTCATCAATCTGCATCCCGAGCTGGTCATCGTTGACGAACTGGCCCATACAAACATTCCTGGGTCTAAAAATGAGAAGCGGTGGCAGGATGTGCTGGAGATTCTGGATGCTGGCATCAACGTGATCAGCGCCGTTAATATTCAGCACATCGAAAGCCTCTATCTGTCGGTACGGCAAATTACGGGCATCGATGTGGCCGAACGTGTACCGGATCGGATTCTGCAAATGGCCGACGAAGTTGTCAATATTGACCTCACCGCCGACGAACTGATTACGCGCCTGAAAGATGGTAAAATTTATGATCGGGCGAAGGTTGAAACAGCCCTGGGTAATTTTTTTCAGCCCGATAAGATTCTCCAACTCCGCGAACTGGCTCTCAAAGAGGTGGCCACTGCCGTAGAACGTAAGATCGAAACGCAGGTTGCGCCCGGAACACAGCTAAAACCCGAGCGATTTATGGCTGCCATCAGCAGCAATCATGAAGTAGCCCGGCGGGTTATCCGCAAAACGTCGCGATTGGCGAGTTATTACCAGTCGCGCTGGTTTGTCCTCTACGTTCAGACACCCGCCGAAGACTCCAACCGGATTAAGCTGGATGTACAGCGTCATTTAATCAATAACTTTAAACTGGCTACCGAACTGGGGGCAGAAGTCATTCAGGTAAAAAGTAAAAATATCGTCAGTGCCATTGCCGAAACAGCTGAGGAGCGTAAAATTACGACGGTATGTATCGGCAAGCCACATATAAACTTGATTCAGGTCATTTTACGCACCAACGCCTTTAACCAGTTGCTGAATAAGTTATCCGATTCAGCTACCGACCTGATTATTCTCTCATGA
- a CDS encoding porin, giving the protein MKKTVYILLTTICSAFGTPLLAQMSADTTASKSSASLTFSGYVEAYYTHDFTAPKTNQERPGFLYNHKRNREINVNLAFIKAAYTSERIRGNLAIQAGTYAQYNYAAEQPLLRNVFEANAGVKLSKTRDLWLDAGIFTSHIGFESAISKDCWTLTRSLLAENSPYYLSGAKLTYLTPNGKWTLLGSVVNGWQRIAKLPGYTGPAISTQVQYKPNASVLLNWSTFIGSDRPDSLKQSRFFNNFYAILNPNGKISTILGFDIGADRKPIVSGDRRAGSGSYVWYSPVAIVRYSISDAVKLAGRVEYYDDKNGVIIATGTANGFKTWGYSVNFDYFILPNAVFQIEGKVYSSQDAIFESASGLSKTNTSLTTSLAISF; this is encoded by the coding sequence ATGAAAAAGACAGTTTACATCTTGCTGACCACCATCTGCTCGGCATTTGGTACACCTTTACTGGCACAAATGTCCGCAGATACGACCGCCAGCAAGAGTTCAGCCAGTTTAACCTTCAGCGGTTATGTAGAAGCGTACTATACGCATGATTTTACCGCTCCGAAAACCAACCAGGAACGGCCCGGATTTTTGTATAATCATAAGCGAAACCGCGAAATCAACGTAAATCTGGCGTTTATTAAAGCGGCCTATACCAGTGAGCGGATTCGCGGTAATCTGGCCATTCAGGCAGGTACCTATGCGCAATATAACTACGCGGCTGAGCAACCCTTACTGCGGAATGTTTTTGAAGCCAATGCTGGCGTGAAACTCAGTAAAACACGCGATTTATGGCTGGATGCAGGCATTTTTACATCGCACATTGGTTTTGAAAGCGCGATCTCAAAAGATTGCTGGACATTGACCCGCAGCCTGCTGGCCGAAAATTCGCCCTATTATCTGTCGGGAGCAAAACTAACCTACCTTACGCCAAATGGTAAGTGGACACTGCTGGGATCGGTGGTTAATGGCTGGCAACGGATTGCGAAACTACCGGGTTACACCGGACCGGCAATCAGCACGCAGGTGCAGTATAAACCCAATGCAAGCGTCCTGCTGAACTGGAGTACGTTCATTGGCAGTGATCGTCCCGATTCGTTGAAACAGTCGCGTTTTTTCAACAATTTCTACGCGATTCTGAATCCGAACGGAAAAATCAGCACCATTCTTGGCTTCGACATTGGCGCTGACCGCAAGCCAATCGTATCGGGTGATCGTCGGGCCGGAAGTGGTAGCTATGTCTGGTATTCGCCGGTAGCGATTGTACGCTATTCGATCAGCGATGCCGTGAAACTGGCCGGACGGGTTGAGTATTATGACGATAAAAATGGTGTAATCATTGCCACCGGAACCGCGAATGGCTTTAAAACCTGGGGTTATTCTGTAAATTTTGACTATTTCATTCTGCCTAATGCTGTCTTCCAGATTGAAGGTAAAGTGTATTCTAGTCAGGACGCTATCTTTGAATCGGCCAGCGGACTGAGTAAAACAAATACATCACTCACAACGAGTCTGGCCATAAGTTTCTAG